The DNA sequence CTGCCCATCGCTCGCAACTCGGATTTCGTCTATGCCGTCACTTCGCATTGCCCAACTGATGGCCAGTGGACCGGTCGTTGGGGGCTTGGAAAAGCACTTCGTTGATTTGTGTGCCGGTTTGGCGAACGAGCATGAGGTGCTCGCCATTGCCGACCCCATGCACGCGGCCGCGCTGCCCAACACGGTCGAGTTCTGTCCGTTCGATTTCTCCGGCAGTCGACGCAACCCTCTCACCTTGATGCGTGTGCACCGCTTGTTGCGGTCATTCCGGCCGGATGTGATTCACGCCCAAGCGAACAAAGCCGCCGGGATGGTGGCCACGATCCGCCACTTTCAGCCGGCCACTCGCATAGCCACGGTCCATGGCTTCAAGAGCCACAATCGAGTATTCAGTCGGTTTGACGCGGTGATTTGCGTCAGCCGCGCCATCAAAGAGCGCGTGCAGTTGCCGCAGAGCCTGGTGATTCCGAACGGCATCCGTCCGCTGCAGGTTCCACCCTGTGAGGCCCAGTTCTTTGCCAGTAATTTTGGCCTACGGTCAGCGCGCCCTGTAGCGATTGCCGCAGGACGTTTGGCCCCAGTCAAGGGGTATGCTGGTTTGATCCGCGCGTGGCGAGGCATCGATGCCGATCTGGTGATTGCCGGCGAGGGGCCGCAAAGGC is a window from the Pirellulales bacterium genome containing:
- a CDS encoding glycosyltransferase yields the protein MPSLRIAQLMASGPVVGGLEKHFVDLCAGLANEHEVLAIADPMHAAALPNTVEFCPFDFSGSRRNPLTLMRVHRLLRSFRPDVIHAQANKAAGMVATIRHFQPATRIATVHGFKSHNRVFSRFDAVICVSRAIKERVQLPQSLVIPNGIRPLQVPPCEAQFFASNFGLRSARPVAIAAGRLAPVKGYAGLIRAWRGIDADLVIAGEGPQRPELEGLIRQLGLEQAVHLVGFRSDVPTIMANADLVVISSEREGFPYAMVEALHLEKVIVSTRFPGADDHLPARFLVPYGEQQQLHAMIDDTLSQLDAARSAYLPVWERARAELTIDHMVQQT